A genome region from Nocardia sp. NBC_01730 includes the following:
- a CDS encoding FAD-binding protein: MGLEWDLTTDVVVVGYGAAGAAAALEAAAAGAQVLVLERFAGGGASALSGGIIYAGGGTSVQREAGVVDTPESMHAYLEREVGDAVTPETLRRFVDESPALIEWLKGHGVPFEASLCPYKTSYPNDRYYLYYSGSEISGAFRDIPAAQRGHRVKGRGTSGKKLTGPLAASASRLGVRVETLTRATQLLTDDVGSVIGVECHTLRDAPGRIRDRYTRMATIAAKPGIYYPPLRRALEKRLVGMERRYGTTIRVLARRGVVVSAGGFIANRDMVRQYAPRYRGGLALGTTGDDGSGILMAQRVGAAVDRMDNVSAWRFLLPPSAFTGAVLVDADGRRVIDETRYGAAVGHALITEHDGKGWLLADDTLMRTAIGQIGKQGAWFQRGQFETMRRTAIRGATLEEVAAKAGIGAAGLRATVEAHNAAIDTGAPDPVGKPAEFTKPVRTGPFWLLDVGIEPSLTNPCPMLTLGGVVVDEHTGAVKSTEGNDIPGLFAAGRTAIGICSKSYVSGLSLSDCVFSGRRAGRSAASEQVPALDQATVEGT, encoded by the coding sequence ATGGGCCTCGAATGGGACCTGACCACCGACGTTGTCGTGGTCGGATACGGCGCCGCGGGTGCGGCCGCCGCGCTGGAAGCCGCCGCGGCGGGCGCGCAGGTGCTTGTGCTCGAGCGATTCGCCGGGGGCGGCGCGTCGGCGCTGTCCGGCGGAATCATCTACGCGGGTGGCGGCACCTCAGTGCAGCGGGAGGCTGGGGTCGTGGACACTCCCGAGTCGATGCACGCCTACCTGGAGCGCGAGGTCGGCGATGCGGTGACGCCCGAGACGCTGCGCCGGTTCGTCGATGAGAGCCCCGCGCTGATCGAATGGCTGAAGGGCCATGGCGTGCCGTTCGAGGCGTCGCTGTGCCCGTACAAGACCTCCTATCCGAACGATCGCTACTACCTGTACTACTCCGGCAGCGAGATCTCCGGCGCGTTCCGCGACATCCCGGCCGCGCAGCGCGGACACCGAGTGAAGGGTAGGGGTACCTCGGGCAAGAAGCTCACCGGCCCGCTCGCCGCCTCCGCGTCCCGGCTCGGTGTGCGGGTGGAAACCCTGACGCGGGCAACGCAATTGCTCACCGACGACGTGGGCTCGGTGATCGGCGTCGAATGCCACACGCTGCGCGATGCGCCCGGCCGGATCCGCGACCGCTACACCCGCATGGCGACCATCGCGGCCAAGCCGGGCATCTACTATCCACCGCTGCGGCGGGCACTGGAGAAACGGCTCGTGGGCATGGAACGCCGATACGGCACCACGATTCGCGTCCTGGCGCGCAGGGGTGTGGTGGTCAGCGCGGGCGGGTTCATCGCTAACCGTGACATGGTGCGGCAGTACGCGCCGCGATACCGGGGTGGTCTCGCGCTCGGCACCACTGGTGACGACGGCAGCGGCATCCTGATGGCGCAGCGGGTCGGCGCGGCCGTCGACCGCATGGACAACGTCTCGGCGTGGCGCTTCCTGCTGCCGCCCAGCGCCTTCACCGGCGCGGTGCTGGTGGACGCGGACGGCCGCCGGGTGATCGACGAGACCCGCTACGGCGCCGCGGTCGGCCATGCGCTGATCACTGAGCATGACGGCAAGGGCTGGCTGCTCGCCGACGACACCCTGATGCGCACCGCGATCGGCCAGATCGGCAAGCAAGGCGCCTGGTTCCAGCGCGGGCAGTTCGAGACCATGCGGCGCACCGCGATTCGCGGCGCCACCCTGGAAGAGGTCGCGGCGAAAGCCGGGATCGGTGCCGCCGGTCTGCGCGCGACGGTCGAGGCGCACAACGCGGCGATCGACACCGGCGCGCCCGATCCGGTCGGCAAGCCGGCCGAGTTCACGAAACCCGTCCGCACCGGCCCGTTCTGGCTGTTGGATGTGGGCATCGAGCCGAGCCTGACAAACCCATGTCCGATGCTCACCCTCGGCGGTGTCGTCGTGGACGAGCACACCGGCGCGGTGAAGTCCACGGAGGGAAACGATATTCCCGGCCTCTTCGCGGCGGGCCGGACCGCGATCGGCATCTGCTCGAAGTCCTACGTCAGCGGTCTTTCGCTGTCCGATTGCGTCTTCTCTGGACGCCGGGCCGGGCGATCCGCGGCGAGCGAGCAGGTCCCGGCGCTCGATCAAGCAACAGTGGAAGGAACTTAG
- a CDS encoding 2-keto-4-pentenoate hydratase has protein sequence MLSDVVRTELADELERAERDRVAIDPLVARYTGIDVVDAYQIQLINIRRRLDGGARVVGHKVGLSSKAMQQMMGVDEPDYGHLLAEMEVYEDVPVEAGRYLFPRVEVEVGFVLGADLPGAHCTEEDVLAATVAFAPAIELIDSRVKDWNIGLADTISDNASSAGFVLGAQRVAPKDIDVKAIDAVLTRNGDVVAEGRSDAVLGDPVIAVAWLARKVASFGVRLKAGDIVLPGSCTRAIDARPGDAFHAEFAGLGSVRLQFT, from the coding sequence GTGCTGTCCGACGTGGTACGAACCGAACTTGCCGACGAGCTCGAGCGCGCCGAGCGCGACCGTGTGGCGATCGATCCGCTGGTCGCCAGGTACACCGGCATCGACGTGGTCGACGCCTACCAGATCCAGCTGATCAATATCCGGCGCAGGCTCGACGGCGGCGCCAGGGTGGTCGGCCACAAGGTTGGCCTGTCGTCGAAGGCCATGCAGCAGATGATGGGCGTCGACGAGCCGGACTATGGGCATCTGCTCGCGGAAATGGAAGTCTACGAAGACGTTCCGGTGGAGGCGGGTCGCTACCTGTTTCCGCGGGTCGAGGTGGAAGTCGGGTTCGTGCTCGGCGCCGACCTACCCGGCGCGCACTGCACCGAGGAGGACGTGCTCGCCGCCACGGTCGCCTTCGCGCCGGCGATCGAGCTGATCGACTCGCGGGTCAAGGACTGGAACATCGGGCTGGCCGACACCATCTCCGACAACGCATCCTCCGCCGGGTTCGTGCTCGGTGCGCAGCGTGTCGCGCCGAAGGACATCGACGTCAAGGCGATCGACGCGGTGCTCACCCGCAACGGCGATGTCGTCGCCGAGGGCCGCAGCGACGCGGTGCTCGGCGACCCGGTGATCGCGGTGGCCTGGCTGGCGCGCAAGGTCGCGAGCTTCGGGGTGCGGCTGAAGGCGGGCGACATTGTGCTGCCCGGCTCGTGCACCCGTGCCATCGACGCCCGTCCGGGCGACGCATTCCATGCCGAGTTCGCCGGACTCGGTTCCGTCCGTCTGCAATTCACCTAG
- a CDS encoding acetaldehyde dehydrogenase (acetylating) yields the protein MSVQGTVTAAIVGSGNISTDLLYKLLRSEKVEPRWMIGIDPDSEGLKRARGLGLDTSHEGVDWLLGQSELPDLIFEATSAYVHRAAAPRYAEAGIRAVDLTPAAVGPAVVPPVNLGANLDAPNVNMITCGGQATIPIVAAVSRVVPVPYAEIVASVSSVSAGPGTRANIDEFTKTTSRGVETIGGARRGKAIIILNPAEPPMIMRDTIFCAIPEGADTDVVADSIHRMVADIQQYVPGYRLLNEPQFDQPSVVSGGMAKVSVFVEVEGAGDFLPPYAGNLDIMTAAATQVGEVIADQIVSARL from the coding sequence GTGTCCGTGCAGGGGACCGTCACCGCCGCGATCGTCGGGTCCGGCAACATCAGTACCGATCTGCTCTACAAGCTGCTGCGTTCGGAGAAGGTCGAGCCGCGCTGGATGATCGGTATCGACCCGGACAGCGAGGGCTTGAAGCGTGCCCGCGGCCTCGGGCTGGACACCTCGCACGAAGGTGTCGATTGGTTGCTCGGCCAGTCCGAACTGCCGGACTTGATCTTCGAGGCGACCTCGGCATACGTGCACCGTGCCGCCGCGCCGCGCTACGCAGAGGCGGGCATCCGCGCAGTGGATCTCACGCCCGCCGCCGTGGGTCCCGCCGTAGTGCCGCCGGTCAACCTCGGCGCGAATCTCGACGCGCCGAACGTCAACATGATCACCTGCGGCGGCCAGGCGACCATTCCGATCGTCGCCGCCGTGTCGCGGGTGGTACCGGTGCCATACGCGGAGATCGTCGCGTCGGTGTCGTCGGTTTCGGCGGGCCCCGGCACCCGGGCCAATATCGACGAGTTCACCAAGACCACCAGCCGCGGCGTGGAGACCATCGGCGGCGCGCGGCGGGGCAAGGCGATCATCATCCTGAACCCCGCCGAGCCGCCGATGATCATGCGCGACACCATCTTCTGCGCCATACCCGAAGGCGCCGACACCGACGTCGTCGCCGACTCCATCCACCGCATGGTCGCCGACATCCAGCAGTACGTGCCCGGCTATCGGCTGCTCAACGAACCACAGTTCGACCAGCCGTCGGTGGTGTCCGGTGGCATGGCGAAGGTCTCGGTGTTCGTCGAGGTCGAGGGCGCGGGCGACTTCCTTCCGCCGTACGCGGGCAATCTCGACATCATGACCGCCGCCGCGACGCAGGTGGGCGAGGTCATCGCCGACCAGATTGTCTCGGCCCGGCTGTAA
- the dmpG gene encoding 4-hydroxy-2-oxovalerate aldolase: MSYSAELDIRVTDTSLRDGSHHKRHQFTATEVRDIVAALDGAGVPVIEVTHGDGLGGSSFNYGFSKTPEQELVTIAAETARQAKIAVLMLPGVGVKEDIKVSQDNGVSICRIATHCTEADVSIQHFGLARELGLETVGFLMMSHTQPPEVLAKQARIMADAGCQCVYVVDSAGALVLEQVSDRVAAIVAELGNDAQVGFHGHENLDLAVANSVYAIRAGATQIDGSARRFGAGAGNTPVEALIGVCDKLGIKTGIDFFAIADAAEDVVRPAMPQECLLDRQALMMGYAGVYSSFLKHAERQAERYGVSTAEMLVRAGKRKLVGGQEDQLIDIALELQREATAARVG, translated from the coding sequence ATGTCCTACTCAGCAGAACTCGACATCCGCGTCACCGATACCTCGCTGCGCGACGGATCGCACCACAAGCGCCACCAGTTCACCGCCACGGAGGTGCGTGACATCGTCGCGGCACTGGACGGCGCGGGCGTTCCGGTGATCGAGGTGACCCATGGCGACGGCCTGGGCGGCTCGTCGTTCAACTACGGCTTCTCCAAGACGCCTGAGCAGGAACTGGTCACGATCGCCGCCGAGACGGCGAGGCAGGCCAAGATCGCCGTGCTGATGCTGCCCGGCGTCGGTGTCAAAGAAGACATCAAGGTCTCGCAGGACAACGGCGTCTCCATCTGCCGTATCGCCACCCACTGCACCGAGGCCGACGTGTCCATCCAGCACTTCGGGCTTGCGCGCGAACTCGGTCTGGAGACTGTCGGATTCCTGATGATGTCGCATACCCAGCCTCCCGAGGTGCTGGCCAAGCAGGCCCGCATCATGGCCGACGCGGGCTGCCAGTGCGTCTACGTGGTGGACTCCGCGGGAGCCCTTGTCCTGGAGCAGGTTTCCGATCGGGTGGCAGCGATCGTCGCCGAGCTCGGCAATGACGCCCAAGTCGGCTTCCACGGCCACGAGAACCTGGACCTCGCGGTCGCCAACTCGGTCTATGCGATTCGCGCTGGCGCCACCCAAATCGACGGCAGCGCCCGTCGTTTCGGCGCGGGCGCGGGTAACACCCCGGTCGAGGCCCTGATCGGTGTCTGCGACAAACTCGGCATCAAGACCGGCATCGACTTCTTCGCCATCGCCGACGCCGCCGAAGACGTGGTCCGCCCCGCTATGCCGCAGGAATGCCTGCTCGACCGCCAGGCCCTGATGATGGGCTACGCGGGTGTGTACTCCAGCTTCCTCAAGCATGCCGAACGCCAGGCCGAGCGCTACGGCGTCTCCACCGCCGAAATGCTTGTGCGCGCGGGCAAACGCAAACTCGTCGGCGGGCAGGAAGACCAGCTCATCGACATCGCCCTGGAACTCCAGCGGGAAGCCACGGCCGCGCGGGTTGGCTGA
- a CDS encoding type II toxin-antitoxin system VapB family antitoxin, which yields MTRTVIDLDDQLVADVSKALGTGTKKETVNAALREVLETRRRALALTRLQDAVADGAFDLDVLEDKRKYRR from the coding sequence ATGACTCGGACAGTGATCGACCTCGATGACCAACTGGTTGCCGATGTGTCCAAGGCGCTCGGCACCGGAACGAAAAAGGAAACGGTGAACGCGGCCCTTCGTGAGGTGCTGGAGACCCGTCGTCGGGCGCTGGCTCTCACCCGTCTTCAGGATGCTGTCGCCGATGGCGCATTCGACCTGGATGTCCTCGAGGACAAGCGGAAATACCGTCGGTGA
- a CDS encoding PIN domain nuclease — protein MSAAQFLIDTSALVPLFRRDNEAVAWQRAAAAGLIAICPITELEFFYSARSSADRQRAIEDMRSLFGWEPVDDRACDRAWAVQGELTKRGRHRSAGPVDLVVAATAELRGLTLLHRDHDFDCIAAVTGQPHQWLGSS, from the coding sequence GTGAGCGCGGCTCAGTTCCTCATCGACACGAGCGCTTTGGTCCCGCTGTTCAGGCGCGACAACGAGGCTGTCGCATGGCAGCGTGCCGCCGCTGCCGGACTGATTGCGATCTGTCCGATAACCGAGCTCGAGTTCTTCTACAGTGCACGCTCTTCAGCTGACCGTCAGCGAGCGATCGAGGATATGAGGTCGCTGTTCGGCTGGGAGCCGGTCGATGATCGCGCGTGTGACCGGGCTTGGGCGGTACAGGGAGAACTGACGAAGCGAGGGCGACATCGCAGCGCGGGCCCGGTCGATCTGGTCGTGGCCGCCACCGCCGAGCTCCGTGGGCTGACTTTGCTGCATCGGGATCACGACTTCGACTGCATCGCCGCGGTGACCGGCCAGCCACATCAGTGGCTCGGCTCGAGCTAG
- a CDS encoding NAD-dependent epimerase/dehydratase family protein, translating to MSIHIVIGAGPAGSATALLLADRGDQVRLITRRGTGPQHRRIERIAADATDSSSLSTHSAGATAIYQCAQPEYHRWPTDFPPLIQSTISTAEKTGAVLVTAGNLYGYGAVDAPITEQHPLRPNSTKGRTRAELWNAALTAHQAGRIHTAEVRGSDYLGAGANSAFTVMVLPAVHAGKPALFPGDLDAPHSWTVIDDMARTLVAVADDETAWGRAWHAPTAPPLSVRALAELTADLAGAPPARVRHMPAAVLWAGGLFDSNAREMREVRYQFDQPFVLDSAAASATFGIEPTATAVAVQATLDNLPTARSTAKRS from the coding sequence ATGTCCATTCACATCGTCATCGGAGCAGGCCCGGCGGGTTCGGCCACCGCGCTGCTGCTTGCCGATCGGGGCGACCAGGTTCGCCTCATCACCCGCCGCGGCACCGGACCGCAACACCGAAGGATCGAGCGGATCGCCGCCGACGCCACCGATTCGTCCAGCCTCAGTACGCACAGTGCGGGCGCTACCGCGATCTATCAGTGCGCCCAGCCCGAGTACCACCGGTGGCCCACCGACTTCCCGCCGCTGATCCAGTCCACGATTTCCACCGCGGAGAAAACCGGAGCGGTGCTTGTCACCGCCGGAAACCTCTACGGCTACGGCGCGGTGGACGCGCCGATCACCGAACAACACCCGCTCCGTCCCAATTCCACGAAAGGTCGCACGCGAGCCGAACTCTGGAATGCGGCATTGACCGCACACCAAGCGGGCCGTATTCACACTGCCGAGGTGCGCGGATCCGATTACCTTGGCGCCGGAGCGAATTCGGCGTTCACGGTTATGGTGCTTCCTGCCGTCCACGCGGGAAAACCGGCGCTGTTCCCCGGCGATCTGGATGCGCCGCACAGTTGGACCGTCATCGACGACATGGCGCGGACCCTCGTGGCCGTCGCCGATGACGAAACCGCTTGGGGCCGAGCATGGCACGCACCCACCGCGCCACCGCTGTCGGTACGCGCGCTCGCCGAGCTGACGGCAGACCTCGCGGGCGCACCGCCCGCGCGAGTGCGCCACATGCCCGCGGCAGTGCTGTGGGCCGGGGGCCTGTTCGATTCGAATGCCCGCGAGATGCGCGAAGTGCGGTATCAGTTCGACCAGCCATTCGTGCTCGATTCTGCCGCTGCCAGCGCGACATTCGGTATCGAACCCACCGCCACCGCAGTTGCCGTGCAAGCCACCCTCGACAACCTGCCCACAGCGCGGAGTACGGCGAAGCGATCGTGA
- a CDS encoding TetR/AcrR family transcriptional regulator: MSAPSLRARVRAEMTEEIKAAARKRLAVDGANLSLRGVARDMGIVASALYRYFPSRDDLLTALIMEAYQSLGAAAAAAAAQAPAHEYRERWLAVCWAVRDWATAHRAEYGLLYGSPVPGYDAPKDTVALASKVVLLLSAIAADAVAAGRLDPAPLSSPLPEPVRADLRTLIEQQASDLPEEVLDRVFVGWTQLFGLVTFEIFGRLDGTIEARAGYFEHHMNLMADLVGL; encoded by the coding sequence ATGTCCGCACCGTCACTGCGCGCTCGGGTCCGTGCCGAAATGACCGAGGAGATCAAGGCTGCCGCTCGGAAACGGCTGGCCGTCGACGGCGCGAACCTGTCACTGCGCGGTGTAGCCCGGGACATGGGCATCGTCGCCTCCGCGCTCTACCGGTACTTCCCGAGCCGCGACGACCTGCTGACCGCCTTGATCATGGAGGCTTACCAGTCCCTCGGCGCGGCCGCCGCGGCGGCGGCCGCGCAGGCGCCTGCGCACGAGTACCGCGAACGGTGGTTGGCGGTCTGCTGGGCCGTGCGTGACTGGGCCACCGCGCACCGGGCCGAATACGGGCTGCTCTACGGCAGCCCGGTTCCCGGATACGATGCCCCGAAAGACACTGTCGCCCTGGCATCGAAGGTGGTGCTGCTGCTGTCCGCCATAGCTGCCGACGCCGTCGCCGCGGGCCGCCTCGATCCCGCGCCACTGTCATCACCCCTGCCCGAACCGGTGCGCGCGGACCTGCGGACATTGATCGAACAGCAGGCATCCGATCTGCCCGAGGAAGTTCTCGACCGCGTCTTCGTCGGCTGGACCCAACTGTTCGGCTTGGTCACGTTTGAAATCTTCGGCCGCCTCGACGGCACCATCGAGGCCCGCGCCGGCTACTTCGAGCACCACATGAACCTGATGGCCGACCTCGTCGGGCTATAG